From one Deinococcus budaensis genomic stretch:
- a CDS encoding potassium channel family protein, with amino-acid sequence MTSPPPPTEPPSDALREARLSTLHTLDRLLDRPMTVLSFVWLGLLVLDLVQGLPPGLQTLSNVIWALFILDFLLSFALAPDKGLYLRRNWLTLLSLLLPALRILRAFRGLRALRALRLTRGTNLLRLLTSLNRGLRTLGRTLRRRGLGFVLGATGLVALAGAAGMASFEAGQPGAPGSYGEWLYWVGMLLTSLGSEYWPRTGEGRVLTFVLALYGFSVFGYITATLASFFVGDDQEREPEGDEVNNEALRREMVALREELAALRGELKNGS; translated from the coding sequence ATGACTTCCCCTCCCCCGCCCACAGAGCCGCCGTCCGACGCCCTGCGGGAAGCCCGGCTGAGCACACTGCACACGCTCGACCGGCTGCTGGACCGCCCGATGACAGTGCTGAGCTTCGTGTGGCTGGGATTGCTGGTGTTGGATCTCGTGCAGGGGCTGCCGCCCGGCCTGCAAACCCTGAGCAACGTGATCTGGGCGCTGTTCATCCTCGACTTTCTGCTGTCGTTCGCGCTCGCGCCCGACAAGGGGCTGTACCTGCGGCGCAACTGGCTGACGCTGCTGAGCCTGCTGCTCCCCGCGCTGCGGATTCTGCGGGCGTTCCGGGGGTTGCGGGCGCTGCGTGCCCTGCGGCTGACGCGGGGGACCAACCTGCTGCGGCTACTCACCAGCCTGAACCGGGGCCTGCGGACGCTGGGGCGCACCCTGCGGCGGCGGGGGCTGGGCTTTGTGCTGGGGGCGACCGGGCTGGTGGCGCTGGCGGGGGCGGCGGGCATGGCTTCCTTTGAGGCTGGGCAGCCTGGAGCGCCGGGGAGCTACGGCGAGTGGCTGTACTGGGTGGGCATGCTGCTCACCAGCCTGGGGTCGGAGTACTGGCCGCGCACGGGCGAGGGCCGGGTGCTGACCTTCGTGCTGGCGCTGTACGGCTTCTCGGTGTTCGGGTACATCACGGCGACCCTGGCGAGCTTTTTCGTGGGCGACGATCAGGAGCGCGAGCCGGAGGGCGACGAGGTGAACAACGAGGCCCTGCGCCGCGAGATGGTGGCCCTGCGTGAGGAACTGGCGGCGCTGCGGGGAGAACTGAAGAACGGGAGCTGA
- a CDS encoding SDR family oxidoreductase codes for MANLSSSTIMLTGAGGALATAVAQELEDAGAQLVLVGRGEALERAADRFPATEVLDLDLRDPASVDALRKVKVDALVHTVGAFAAQDVHKATEEDLRAMFDSNMLTLFHAVQGALPHMLRQKDGLIMAFSAGQAARLSGPRAALYTASKAAVAAYTLSLHDELKARGVRACVLYPMGAIDTPENREAGLKWDETIDPRGLAKSVAHALTRPDRAHVTELKVYPDT; via the coding sequence ATGGCGAACCTCAGCTCCTCGACGATCATGCTCACGGGGGCGGGCGGCGCACTCGCCACCGCCGTCGCCCAGGAACTGGAGGACGCGGGCGCCCAGCTCGTGCTTGTCGGGCGCGGCGAGGCGCTGGAACGCGCCGCCGACCGCTTTCCCGCCACCGAGGTGCTCGACCTCGACCTGCGGGACCCGGCCAGCGTGGACGCGCTGCGCAAGGTCAAGGTGGACGCCCTGGTGCACACGGTCGGGGCCTTCGCCGCCCAGGACGTGCACAAGGCGACCGAGGAGGACCTGCGGGCGATGTTCGACAGCAACATGCTGACCCTTTTTCACGCCGTGCAGGGCGCCCTGCCCCACATGCTGCGGCAGAAAGACGGGCTGATCATGGCCTTCAGCGCCGGGCAGGCGGCCCGGCTGAGTGGGCCGCGCGCCGCGCTGTACACCGCGAGCAAGGCCGCCGTGGCCGCCTATACCCTCAGCCTGCACGACGAACTCAAGGCCCGGGGCGTGCGCGCCTGCGTGCTGTACCCGATGGGCGCGATCGACACCCCCGAGAACCGCGAGGCGGGCTTGAAGTGGGACGAGACCATCGACCCCCGGGGACTCGCCAAGAGTGTCGCCCACGCCCTGACCCGCCCCGACCGCGCCCACGTGACCGAGCTGAAGGTCTACCCCGACACCTGA
- a CDS encoding DedA family protein, translating to MAEWVQNLMDSMGYLGILLLMILENLFPPIPSELIMPSAGFAAARGDMSLPIVILMGVLGSVIGTLPLYYIGRAFGEERLVKWADRHGKWLTLSGKDIRKADDWFDKHGTKAVLFGRMVPGIRSLLSLPAGMSEMPMPKFLIYSAIGSGLWASALAGAGYLLGENYDRVERYISPVSKIVLGVVVVAAVVWFLRRKRAQTARS from the coding sequence ATGGCCGAGTGGGTGCAGAACCTGATGGACAGCATGGGGTACCTGGGCATCCTGCTGCTGATGATCCTGGAAAACCTCTTTCCCCCGATTCCCAGCGAGCTGATCATGCCGTCGGCGGGCTTCGCAGCGGCGCGGGGCGACATGAGCCTGCCCATCGTGATCCTGATGGGCGTGCTGGGCAGCGTGATCGGGACCCTGCCGCTGTACTACATCGGGCGGGCCTTTGGCGAGGAGCGGCTGGTGAAGTGGGCCGACAGGCACGGCAAGTGGCTCACCCTCAGCGGCAAGGACATCCGCAAGGCCGACGACTGGTTCGACAAGCACGGCACCAAGGCGGTGCTGTTCGGGCGGATGGTGCCCGGCATCCGCAGCCTGCTGAGCCTGCCTGCGGGCATGAGCGAGATGCCCATGCCCAAATTTCTGATCTACAGCGCCATCGGCTCGGGCCTGTGGGCCAGCGCGCTCGCCGGAGCAGGCTACCTGCTGGGCGAGAACTACGACCGGGTCGAGCGGTACATCAGCCCGGTGTCCAAGATCGTGCTGGGCGTGGTGGTGGTCGCGGCCGTGGTCTGGTTCCTGCGCCGCAAGAGGGCACAGACCGCCCGCTCCTGA
- a CDS encoding GNAT family N-acetyltransferase has product MNVTPLTMQHAPLLHTLYAAAPGYFELLGTRVPTPEEVQRDVEIALLDPRRRLDLLHDPAGQLVGSLDCKHDYPEPGDLTINLLLIREDRQSQRLGEQAVRDLEARLPPGTTRVLASVLGDNPRGARFWERQGYTFALDARPVMTWYAKSVAAAQPTSPKPLSLAGD; this is encoded by the coding sequence TTGAACGTCACGCCGCTGACGATGCAACACGCGCCGCTGCTGCACACGCTGTACGCCGCCGCTCCCGGTTATTTCGAGCTGCTGGGCACCCGCGTGCCCACCCCCGAGGAAGTGCAGCGCGACGTGGAAATCGCCCTGCTTGACCCCCGGCGCCGCCTGGACCTGCTGCACGACCCGGCGGGTCAGCTGGTCGGCAGCCTGGATTGCAAGCACGACTATCCTGAACCCGGCGACCTCACCATCAACCTGCTGCTGATCCGCGAGGACCGCCAGTCGCAGCGGCTGGGCGAGCAGGCCGTGCGCGACCTCGAAGCCCGGCTGCCTCCCGGCACCACCCGGGTGCTGGCGAGCGTGCTGGGCGACAATCCGCGCGGCGCCCGTTTCTGGGAGCGCCAGGGCTACACCTTTGCCCTCGACGCCCGCCCGGTGATGACCTGGTACGCCAAATCGGTCGCGGCGGCCCAGCCGACCAGCCCCAAGCCGCTGAGTCTCGCGGGCGACTGA
- a CDS encoding DinB family protein: MNVREYYAYLAAAREQLWNFLRALPGDDLDRPLIEHGERFRNIKDLLLHVTDVEDHWVHTIARGDGVAGQYPHDWVTPRAEQYDLGWIIEYGQRVAERTRALLEAGPDLSRPVKLVQDDPASDTVTLDALLWHVMTHEVRHTAQIVLLIRLLGHTPPWLDYLRFVRPQPAAGVAVPDDLDAEL; encoded by the coding sequence ATGAACGTCCGTGAGTACTATGCCTACCTTGCCGCCGCGCGTGAGCAGCTGTGGAACTTTCTGCGGGCGCTGCCAGGAGACGATCTGGACCGGCCCCTGATCGAGCATGGCGAGCGCTTTCGCAACATCAAGGACCTGCTGCTGCACGTCACGGACGTCGAAGACCACTGGGTTCACACCATCGCGCGCGGCGACGGGGTGGCCGGGCAGTACCCCCACGACTGGGTCACCCCCCGCGCCGAGCAGTACGACCTGGGCTGGATCATCGAGTACGGCCAGAGGGTCGCGGAGCGCACCCGCGCTCTTCTGGAGGCCGGGCCGGACCTCTCCCGCCCGGTCAAGCTGGTACAGGACGACCCCGCCAGCGACACCGTGACCCTCGACGCTCTGCTGTGGCACGTCATGACCCACGAGGTGCGCCACACCGCCCAGATCGTGCTGCTGATCCGGCTGCTGGGCCACACGCCCCCCTGGCTCGACTACCTGCGCTTCGTGCGCCCGCAGCCTGCCGCCGGGGTCGCGGTGCCCGACGACCTCGACGCCGAGCTGTAA
- a CDS encoding GNAT family N-acetyltransferase: protein MTPPAPVPALPHEFRTPRLLLRAPRPQDAPAVHAAVQASLPELRPWMVWAQQPADLAGTRENLARAAEAYAAGENLRLHVWSADGQTFVGSSGYHALDWRVPKGEIGYWIATPHTGQGYATEVARALTDLALRSPGEGGLGFRRLEIRCDACNGRSAHIPRALGYTLDATLKNDAVAADDPAQLRDTLIFSLTR, encoded by the coding sequence GTGACCCCCCCCGCCCCTGTGCCTGCCCTGCCCCACGAGTTCCGTACCCCCCGCCTGCTGCTGCGCGCGCCGCGCCCCCAGGACGCCCCGGCCGTCCACGCCGCCGTCCAGGCCTCGCTGCCCGAGCTGCGGCCCTGGATGGTCTGGGCGCAGCAGCCTGCCGACCTCGCCGGGACGCGCGAGAACCTGGCCCGCGCCGCCGAGGCTTACGCGGCGGGCGAGAACCTGCGGCTGCACGTCTGGAGTGCCGACGGGCAGACGTTCGTGGGCAGCAGCGGCTACCACGCCCTCGACTGGCGGGTGCCGAAAGGCGAGATCGGCTACTGGATCGCCACGCCCCACACCGGGCAGGGCTACGCGACCGAGGTGGCCCGCGCTCTGACCGACCTGGCCCTGCGCTCCCCCGGGGAAGGCGGCCTGGGCTTTCGGCGGCTGGAAATCCGGTGTGACGCCTGCAACGGGCGCAGCGCCCACATTCCCCGCGCGCTGGGTTACACGCTCGACGCCACCCTCAAGAACGACGCCGTGGCCGCCGACGACCCCGCGCAGTTGCGCGACACCCTGATCTTCAGCCTCACGCGGTAG
- a CDS encoding M24 family metallopeptidase, with translation MTSPLDRMRSALQGTDLDGWLLYDFQGLNPHARRVLGFPAEAHLTRRFFVWVPREGGAVLLHNHIEGGTWAGLSAGWDVERRPFGSHAELDARLCEVVAGKRVAMEYSPLGAVPYVGRVDAGTLERVRAAGAADVLSSADLLQAFLVWSDDDLAAHRRAADVLMGAKDDAFRLIHERLRAEEAVTELDVQAVIEQAIADAGMTSGHPVNVSFGANAADPHYQPEGEKNATLRSGECVLIDLWAQEEGRPFADVTWVGYAGEPTDEYRSAWEAVRGARDAALTLLHERYAGEGWGRLQGWELDRASRDAMGAQWGPYFLHRTGHDLGLSLHGAGANLDDYETRDTRTLTPGLAVTVEPGSYPRERGFGIRTEVDVFLSPDGPQVTTQIQREPFVLGAGEWAEIRAAALGEPS, from the coding sequence ATGACGTCCCCCCTCGACCGCATGCGCTCGGCCTTGCAGGGCACCGACCTCGACGGCTGGTTGCTCTATGACTTCCAGGGCCTCAATCCCCACGCCCGGCGGGTGCTGGGGTTTCCGGCGGAAGCGCACCTCACCCGGCGCTTTTTCGTGTGGGTGCCACGCGAGGGCGGAGCTGTGCTGCTGCACAACCACATTGAGGGCGGCACGTGGGCGGGCCTCTCGGCGGGGTGGGACGTGGAGCGGCGGCCCTTCGGCTCGCACGCGGAGCTGGACGCCCGGCTGTGCGAGGTGGTCGCCGGGAAACGGGTGGCGATGGAATACAGCCCCCTGGGAGCGGTGCCCTACGTGGGCCGGGTGGACGCGGGCACGCTGGAACGGGTCCGGGCGGCGGGCGCGGCCGACGTGCTGAGTTCCGCCGACCTGCTGCAAGCCTTCCTGGTGTGGTCGGACGACGACCTCGCCGCCCACCGCCGCGCGGCCGACGTGCTGATGGGGGCGAAGGACGACGCCTTCCGCCTGATCCACGAGCGGTTGCGGGCCGAGGAAGCCGTGACCGAGCTGGACGTGCAGGCCGTGATCGAGCAGGCCATCGCGGACGCCGGAATGACGAGCGGCCACCCCGTCAACGTGAGCTTCGGGGCGAACGCCGCCGATCCCCACTACCAGCCGGAGGGCGAGAAGAACGCCACCCTGCGGTCCGGCGAGTGCGTGTTGATCGACCTGTGGGCGCAGGAGGAGGGCCGCCCCTTCGCGGACGTGACCTGGGTGGGGTATGCGGGGGAACCCACGGACGAGTACCGCTCGGCGTGGGAGGCGGTGCGGGGAGCACGGGACGCGGCGCTGACCCTCCTGCACGAGAGGTATGCGGGGGAAGGTTGGGGCCGCCTGCAAGGGTGGGAACTCGACCGGGCATCACGAGACGCGATGGGCGCCCAGTGGGGACCGTACTTCCTGCACCGCACCGGGCATGACCTCGGCCTGAGCCTGCATGGGGCCGGGGCCAACCTCGACGACTACGAGACGCGCGACACCCGCACGCTCACGCCGGGGCTGGCGGTCACCGTGGAGCCGGGCAGCTATCCCCGCGAGCGCGGCTTCGGCATCCGCACCGAGGTGGACGTGTTCCTCTCGCCGGACGGGCCGCAGGTCACCACGCAAATCCAGCGTGAGCCGTTCGTGCTGGGCGCCGGGGAATGGGCCGAGATAAGGGCCGCCGCGCTGGGCGAGCCGTCTTAA
- a CDS encoding HAD family hydrolase has protein sequence MPLPALRALIFDFDGTIFDTETREFSHWQGLYREHGRELSLDEWQQGIGTWDAFDPWAGLPEHVQADRPRVQAELHTRLLADLAGQDLRPGVRAVLEDVGRAGLRLALATSSDRAWVTRWLRQHGLLDLFEVLTTRDDVRRVKPDPELYLLAAAHLGLRPEACLAVEDSLNGATAALAAGLRVVVVPNDVTRTQPFPPAWPRLDHGFTGGLGELLRVAGAGADGLGGS, from the coding sequence ATGCCCCTGCCCGCCCTGCGCGCCCTGATCTTCGATTTCGACGGCACCATCTTCGATACAGAGACGCGCGAGTTCTCGCACTGGCAGGGCCTCTACCGCGAACACGGGCGCGAGCTGAGCCTGGACGAGTGGCAGCAGGGCATCGGCACCTGGGACGCCTTCGATCCCTGGGCGGGACTGCCCGAGCACGTGCAGGCGGACCGCCCACGGGTCCAGGCCGAGCTGCACACCCGCCTCCTGGCCGACCTCGCGGGGCAGGACCTGCGCCCCGGCGTCCGGGCGGTGCTGGAGGACGTGGGCCGCGCCGGGCTGCGGCTGGCCCTGGCGACCAGCAGCGACCGCGCCTGGGTGACCCGCTGGTTGAGGCAACACGGTCTGCTGGACCTGTTCGAGGTGCTCACCACCCGTGACGACGTGCGCCGGGTCAAGCCCGACCCCGAGCTGTACCTGCTGGCCGCCGCCCACCTGGGCCTGCGCCCGGAGGCGTGCCTGGCGGTCGAGGACAGCCTCAACGGGGCCACCGCTGCCCTGGCCGCCGGACTGCGGGTGGTCGTGGTGCCCAACGACGTGACCCGCACCCAGCCCTTTCCGCCAGCGTGGCCGCGGCTCGACCACGGCTTCACGGGAGGGCTGGGCGAGCTGCTGAGGGTGGCGGGAGCGGGAGCAGATGGCCTGGGCGGGTCCTAA
- a CDS encoding asparaginase domain-containing protein — MTARSPEAEAGPPGRRLALIHTGGTIASRPDPHGPGLTPQEAPAMPGLPGVTVTVHQPFRLPSPHVTPAHMLALAQLIGELAPDHGGVVVTHGTDTLEETAFLLHLLLDTATPVVLTGSMRHAEEASWDGPGNLLDAAQVALHPQSRGRGPLVVFGGDIFDARTVTKVHTTAVDAFGGYPGPIGRIDRTGGGAPGQVAHLRYFAVPEARPVYAPAALGASVEILYAYAGWRGEGYAEAEARADGLVIAALGTGNLPAELLPLVARTASLGKPVVIATRTHAGPVIPAYGYAGGGATLVGAGAIPASFLNAHKARLLLLVLLSLGRSLSEIRQVFAEGAF; from the coding sequence GTGACGGCGCGCTCTCCCGAGGCTGAGGCTGGGCCGCCGGGCCGCCGGCTGGCGCTGATTCACACGGGGGGCACCATCGCCAGCCGTCCCGACCCGCACGGTCCCGGCCTCACCCCGCAGGAGGCGCCCGCGATGCCGGGCCTGCCGGGCGTGACCGTCACGGTGCATCAGCCTTTCCGCCTGCCCAGTCCGCACGTCACGCCCGCGCACATGCTGGCGCTGGCGCAGCTGATCGGGGAGCTGGCCCCGGACCACGGCGGGGTGGTCGTCACGCACGGCACCGATACGCTGGAGGAGACGGCCTTCTTGCTGCACCTGCTGCTGGACACCGCCACCCCGGTCGTGCTCACGGGCAGCATGCGCCACGCCGAGGAGGCCTCCTGGGACGGTCCCGGCAACCTGCTGGACGCGGCGCAGGTCGCCCTGCACCCGCAGTCGCGTGGGCGCGGGCCGCTGGTCGTCTTCGGCGGCGACATCTTCGACGCCCGCACCGTGACCAAGGTCCACACGACCGCCGTGGACGCCTTTGGCGGTTACCCCGGCCCCATCGGGCGCATCGACCGCACAGGGGGCGGGGCGCCTGGTCAGGTGGCCCACCTGCGCTATTTCGCGGTGCCGGAAGCCCGCCCGGTGTATGCCCCGGCTGCCCTGGGGGCCAGCGTCGAGATCCTGTACGCCTACGCGGGCTGGCGCGGCGAGGGCTACGCGGAGGCCGAGGCCCGCGCCGACGGGCTGGTGATCGCCGCGCTGGGCACCGGCAACCTGCCTGCCGAGTTGCTGCCGCTGGTCGCCCGGACCGCCTCGCTTGGGAAACCGGTCGTGATCGCCACCCGCACCCATGCGGGACCCGTGATTCCCGCCTACGGCTACGCGGGCGGCGGCGCGACCCTGGTGGGGGCCGGGGCGATTCCCGCCAGTTTCCTGAACGCGCACAAGGCCCGGCTGCTGCTGCTGGTGCTGCTCAGCCTGGGCCGAAGCCTGAGCGAGATCCGGCAGGTTTTTGCCGAGGGGGCTTTCTAG
- the argB gene encoding acetylglutamate kinase, whose protein sequence is MIIKYGGNAMKSRELRRAVAGEIAALRGEYSVVVVHGGGPVIEGELAARGLPSEFRAGLRVTSPAAMEVVEMALSRLNKQLAQEVGGSGGWAVGLMGRDSALLRAEVLDPELGRVGRVTGVNAALLRTLLGAGILPVVGCVAVGSDGEALNVNADTAAGAVAGALGEGIVFLTDVDGVYRAYPDPASLARQLTRAGAEAGIREGWIADGMVPKVRAALDALDAGAPFAVIASGMTAGVLAAAVRGEAGTRLTP, encoded by the coding sequence GTGATCATCAAGTACGGCGGCAACGCCATGAAAAGCCGGGAGCTGCGGCGCGCGGTCGCCGGAGAGATCGCGGCCCTGCGGGGCGAATATTCCGTGGTGGTCGTCCACGGAGGCGGCCCGGTGATCGAGGGCGAACTCGCCGCGCGCGGCCTTCCGTCCGAGTTCCGCGCGGGGCTGCGGGTCACGTCCCCGGCGGCGATGGAGGTGGTCGAGATGGCCCTCTCGCGGCTCAACAAGCAGCTCGCGCAGGAGGTCGGCGGGTCCGGCGGCTGGGCGGTCGGCCTGATGGGCCGCGACAGCGCCCTGCTGCGCGCCGAGGTCCTCGACCCCGAACTGGGCCGGGTGGGGCGGGTCACCGGGGTCAACGCCGCGCTGCTGCGCACGCTGCTGGGCGCCGGCATCCTGCCGGTGGTGGGCTGCGTGGCGGTGGGGAGTGACGGCGAGGCGCTGAACGTGAACGCCGACACCGCCGCCGGGGCAGTCGCCGGGGCGCTGGGGGAAGGCATCGTGTTCCTGACCGACGTGGACGGCGTGTACCGCGCCTACCCGGACCCCGCGAGCCTCGCCCGGCAGCTCACCCGCGCCGGGGCCGAAGCGGGCATCCGGGAGGGCTGGATCGCGGACGGCATGGTGCCCAAGGTGCGCGCGGCCCTGGACGCCCTGGACGCCGGGGCACCCTTCGCCGTGATCGCCAGCGGCATGACGGCGGGCGTGCTCGCGGCGGCCGTTCGGGGCGAGGCGGGTACGCGCCTGACGCCCTGA
- the purK gene encoding 5-(carboxyamino)imidazole ribonucleotide synthase produces MTASGLTLGILGGGQLAQMLALAALPLGVRTLVLEPDPQAPARLCAEHLRAPYTDPAGLARLAGCDAVTLEFENVPLEALAALEGRVPLRPGGALLARSKHRAREKEALRAAGVATAPWVTVEAEGDLAGALAAVGGEGLLKTSELGYDGKGQLRVGSDAELRAAWDALGRVPCVLEGRVPFVRELSLAVARTAAGAVACGPLIENTHRSGILRTSVFPAAAPEGTQALAREAARAVAEAWGLEGLLTAEFFQLPGGELLANEVAPRVHNSGHLTQDGGGVSQFEAQVRAVLGLDLGDWAPLLPCAMVNVVGTPDGRAPDWAGIGALPGTRVHLYHKAPRPGRKLGHVNLVAPDVGTLRERLTRLEELIP; encoded by the coding sequence ATGACCGCTTCCGGCCTGACCCTCGGCATTCTCGGCGGCGGCCAGCTCGCCCAGATGCTGGCCCTGGCCGCCCTGCCGCTGGGCGTGCGGACGCTGGTCCTCGAACCCGACCCCCAGGCGCCCGCGCGGTTGTGTGCCGAGCACCTGCGGGCGCCTTACACCGATCCGGCGGGGCTGGCGCGGCTGGCCGGATGCGACGCCGTGACGCTGGAGTTCGAGAACGTGCCGCTGGAGGCCCTCGCCGCGCTGGAGGGCCGGGTGCCGCTGCGGCCCGGGGGAGCGCTGCTGGCCCGCTCCAAGCACCGGGCGCGCGAGAAAGAAGCCTTGCGTGCGGCGGGCGTGGCGACCGCCCCCTGGGTGACCGTCGAGGCGGAAGGCGACCTCGCGGGGGCGCTGGCGGCGGTCGGCGGCGAGGGCCTGCTCAAAACCTCCGAACTGGGTTACGACGGCAAGGGGCAGCTGCGGGTGGGCAGCGACGCCGAGCTGCGCGCCGCCTGGGACGCTCTGGGCCGGGTGCCCTGCGTGCTGGAGGGCCGGGTGCCTTTCGTGCGCGAACTCAGCCTGGCGGTGGCGCGCACGGCGGCGGGCGCGGTCGCCTGCGGGCCGCTGATCGAGAACACCCACCGCTCGGGCATCCTCCGCACCAGCGTCTTTCCGGCCGCCGCGCCGGAAGGGACCCAGGCCCTCGCCCGCGAAGCCGCCCGCGCCGTGGCAGAAGCCTGGGGGCTGGAGGGCTTGCTCACCGCCGAGTTCTTTCAGCTGCCCGGGGGCGAGCTGCTCGCCAACGAGGTCGCCCCGCGCGTCCACAACTCCGGGCACCTCACCCAGGACGGCGGGGGCGTCAGCCAGTTCGAGGCGCAGGTGCGCGCGGTGCTGGGCCTGGACCTGGGCGACTGGGCGCCGCTGCTTCCCTGCGCGATGGTCAACGTGGTGGGCACGCCGGACGGGCGAGCGCCGGACTGGGCGGGCATTGGCGCCCTGCCGGGCACCCGGGTCCACCTCTACCACAAGGCCCCGCGCCCGGGCCGCAAGCTGGGGCACGTCAACCTCGTCGCGCCGGACGTGGGGACGCTGCGCGAGCGGCTGACGCGGCTGGAGGAGCTGATTCCGTGA
- the hemC gene encoding hydroxymethylbilane synthase, which yields MRTVTVGTRGSTLALAQTRWVVSRLKEEWPDTDFRIQTISTQGDRNRASLQAMAQKGDKGFWVKEIEDALLQKRIDIAVHSLKDLPTAQPAELEVASIPKRVDARDVLIGKEGMKRLSELPQGARIGTSSVRRKAFLRAYRPDLQVIDLRGNIDTRLAAIGTPDYDAIILAAAGLIRTEMRHRIDEFVEPDVLLPAPGQGALALETRADDDLSIEVAYAIHDHGTDDRITAEREFLAGLGAGCMAPVGAHASVKGGVLTLEGWVGALDGSQVIRATTSGDPAECADLGAELATDMLGQGAQALIDAAHE from the coding sequence ATGCGGACGGTGACGGTTGGAACGCGCGGCTCGACGCTCGCGCTCGCACAGACCCGGTGGGTGGTGTCCCGGCTGAAGGAGGAGTGGCCGGACACGGATTTTCGTATCCAGACCATCAGCACCCAGGGCGACCGCAACCGCGCCAGCCTTCAGGCGATGGCCCAGAAGGGCGACAAGGGGTTCTGGGTCAAGGAGATCGAGGACGCGCTGCTGCAAAAGCGTATCGACATCGCGGTGCATTCGCTCAAGGACCTGCCCACCGCGCAGCCCGCCGAGCTGGAGGTCGCTTCCATCCCCAAACGGGTGGACGCCCGCGACGTGTTGATCGGCAAGGAGGGCATGAAGCGCCTCTCGGAGCTGCCCCAGGGCGCGCGCATCGGCACCAGCAGCGTGCGGCGCAAGGCGTTCTTGCGCGCCTACCGCCCCGACCTTCAGGTGATCGACCTGCGCGGCAACATCGACACCCGGCTGGCCGCCATCGGCACGCCCGACTACGACGCCATCATCCTGGCGGCAGCGGGGTTGATCCGCACCGAGATGCGCCACCGCATCGACGAGTTTGTGGAACCCGATGTGCTGCTTCCGGCCCCCGGCCAGGGCGCCCTGGCGCTGGAGACCCGCGCCGACGACGACCTGAGCATCGAGGTCGCTTACGCGATCCACGACCACGGCACCGACGACCGCATCACCGCCGAGCGCGAGTTCCTGGCTGGGCTGGGCGCGGGCTGCATGGCCCCGGTGGGGGCGCACGCCAGCGTCAAGGGCGGCGTGCTGACCCTGGAAGGCTGGGTGGGCGCCCTCGACGGCTCGCAGGTGATCCGCGCCACCACCTCGGGCGACCCCGCCGAATGCGCCGACCTGGGTGCCGAGCTGGCGACCGACATGCTGGGGCAGGGCGCCCAGGCTTTGATCGACGCCGCGCACGAGTGA
- a CDS encoding tRNA dihydrouridine synthase has product MTSGPPLRPEARPGFYARRLAGPGAVLAPMAGYSDAPLRQLAAEQGALWTVSEMISARGLVLGGDTDKLTLGRPYPGEQGRVVQLFGAEPEILAQAVARAEGWFAPAALDLNMGCPVPKVRGRGGACLLQTPEVAFALVRAMREATALDVSAKIRLGWDEDRSVEVAQGLAEAGAALITVHGRTSAQRYTGEADWEAIARVAASVPVPVVGSGDVTSAAQARARLRSGVAAVMVGRGAVGNPWLFRALAGGQEEEPGAAERARTALRHAELHVAFYGPDRFGLLSVRPLRKVLPRYLPAHPELRDALVQVDTLEDVRRALAPVLAPPAGDPACVQGPQAAAAGAEYAVRHR; this is encoded by the coding sequence ATGACGAGCGGCCCTCCCCTCCGGCCTGAGGCCCGGCCCGGCTTCTACGCGCGGCGTCTGGCTGGTCCGGGCGCGGTGCTCGCCCCCATGGCGGGCTACAGCGACGCGCCGCTGCGGCAACTCGCCGCCGAGCAGGGCGCGCTGTGGACCGTCAGCGAGATGATCAGCGCGCGCGGCCTGGTGCTGGGCGGCGACACCGACAAACTCACCCTGGGCCGCCCCTACCCCGGCGAGCAGGGCCGGGTGGTGCAGCTGTTTGGCGCCGAACCGGAGATTCTGGCGCAGGCCGTGGCGCGGGCCGAAGGCTGGTTCGCGCCCGCTGCCCTCGACCTGAACATGGGCTGCCCGGTCCCCAAGGTGCGTGGGCGCGGCGGGGCCTGCCTGCTCCAGACGCCGGAAGTCGCCTTTGCGCTGGTGCGGGCCATGCGTGAGGCGACCGCGCTCGACGTGAGCGCCAAGATTCGCCTGGGCTGGGACGAGGACCGCAGCGTGGAGGTCGCGCAGGGGCTGGCCGAGGCGGGCGCCGCCCTGATCACCGTCCACGGCCGCACCAGCGCCCAGCGCTACACGGGCGAGGCCGACTGGGAGGCCATCGCCCGCGTGGCGGCCAGCGTGCCGGTGCCGGTGGTGGGCAGCGGGGACGTGACCAGCGCGGCCCAGGCCCGCGCCCGCCTGCGCAGCGGGGTCGCCGCCGTGATGGTCGGGCGCGGCGCGGTGGGGAACCCCTGGCTCTTTCGCGCGCTCGCTGGTGGTCAGGAGGAGGAACCGGGCGCCGCCGAGCGTGCCCGCACCGCCCTGCGGCACGCCGAGCTGCACGTGGCCTTTTACGGCCCCGACCGCTTCGGGCTGCTGAGCGTCCGGCCGCTGCGCAAGGTCTTGCCCCGCTACCTGCCTGCGCACCCCGAGCTTCGGGACGCGCTGGTGCAGGTCGATACCCTGGAGGACGTGCGCCGGGCGCTGGCGCCGGTGCTGGCCCCCCCGGCGGGGGACCCTGCTTGCGTCCAGGGACCTCAGGCGGCGGCGGCGGGCGCGGAGTATGCTGTGAGGCACCGATGA